Within the Bacillus pumilus genome, the region TGTAGAGCATGTGCATCAAATTGAAGATGTCTTTCGTGGAGCAGAGAAAAAAGCAGAGGTTTTAATTGAGATAGAGGTTGGAGAAGAGAGGTCTGGTGTCATTGAAGAGAGTGATTTCCGTCAAATTTTGCAGGCGATAAAGACATGTGATTTCGTTCATTTAAAAGGGATTTTTTCTCATGATGGTCACACATATAAGGCAGAAAGTAAAGCGCATTGTCAGACATTATATGAAGACGCTGTGAATCGAACGCTTCAATTTGCACAGATTGCAACAGAAGCAGGCATGATGCTAGACGTAGTGAGCATAGGATCAACACCGCCGTTTTTATTTCAATTTGATATTCCAAAGGGAGTGACCGAAATTCGCCCTGGCACTTACATCTTCATGGATGCCTCTCAGTCCAATGTGATCGGCACTTTTTCACATTGCGCAGCAACAGTGCTGACGACAGTAATTAGTAAGCCAACAAAGACTCGTGTCATTACAGATGTTGGAGCCAAAGGGCTCACGGCTCAAACCCGTACAAAAGGGCTGACACAAACAAAAGGACTAGGCAAGGTAAAAGACTATGAAGATGTATTTGTTTCCAGTGTATTTGATGAGCATGCCATCATTTATCACGAAGGTTTCCGTCAGGCTGTCCAGATCGGTGAGAAGGTTCAAATCATTCCAAATCATATTTGCCCCGCTGTCAATCTTCATGAAAAAGCTTATCTCATCCAAGATGATGAAGTAGTTGAAGAGCTTGATATTGCTTGTAAAGGTAAACTTCAATAAACCAACAGGACAAGGCGACTTTGTTTGGTATCATCATGATGATACGAAAACATTCACCATGACATGAATTTGTTGAAACCAAATCCATATATCCAGTCGTCTAAAGAGTGTATCGGTAGACTTGCCCTCCAAATGACAGGGAAATGTGGATCCTTAGACGTATTTTCAAGCAATTCCTCATAAATCACAGAAGTGACACGAGCCGTCTGTTACAATAAAAGAAATCATTTCTTGCAAAGTGTTCGTATGTGGTAAAGGATCCTCCTATTTTGACCGATATGAACGAATGGGAATAAGAAATGGAGGCTCTGTATGAAAAAACAATCGCAATTGCTGCTACTATTCACCTTGATAGTGACCTTACTAGCAGCCTGTCAGCAAGCAGGTCAATCGCCTTCAAAACAAGACACTAAAGAAGCTGAGTATGAACAATGGGTTCAGCGTTATATGGATGAGTTAAATGAAGCTTATGAGAACATGACAGACCAATTTATTTCAGATGGACAGGGAAAGATCCAAGCAAATAAAAAACTGCAAAAGGCGACGAAAGCCTTTGATCGTGTGATTCAAAAGGGGCTTACTCATCAAGAAGTTCCAGCCGCTTATCAAAAGGCAGATAAACAATTAAAGACAGGTCTTCATTCATTTGAAAAAGGAATTAGTCAGGTGGAGCAGCTATTAAAGCGTCCAGATCAAGAAAAGCTGTTTATTTCCGCTACACATCATCTGCAAGATGGATTGCAGAGGACAGCTGCATTCATTGAAGAAGTAGGCCGCATTCAGCAATCAACGTAAAAAAGCTTGGAAGGCGGACTTCCAAGCTTTTTACATATAAAGTATTTGCTTTAAGCGGCGCACACCTTCTTGGATCATGTCTTCATCCGTACAGGCGAAGCCTAGTAGTAATCCTTTTCGATTGCTCTCAAAACAATAAGGACTTAATGGATAAATGCCAATACCTGCTGCTTTTGCTGCCTCAATACTGCCTTTTTCGTCAAAGTCTGGTGCACCTTCTAAAAAGACATGAAGACCTGTATCTGTTCCATAAATATGAAAGTGCTTGTCAAATTGATGTGTTAAAAGGGCATCCATCATGGTAGCCTGTCTTTTTTTATATAGCTGTCTCATTCGCCTGACATATCGCGTGAATTCTCCTTCTCTGAAAAAAGAGGCGAGTGTGATCTGTTCCATAATGGGCAGCTGTCTTTGAATGAGTGATTGCAAGGAAGCGATTTCTTTTATGACGGCTTTGGAGCCGATAATGGCGGCAAGGCGGATGCCTGGTGCCAGCACTTTGGAGAAGCTTAAGATATAAATCACATGGCCTGTTGCTTCTGAAAATAAGGAAGGAAGCGGTCCGCCATGATAACGATAATCTCCATCAAAATCATCCTCTAGTATATAAGACTGATGACTGACAGCAAATTTTAGCAGCTGCTGCCTTCTGCTCACGCTCATACATACACCGGTTGGACGCTGATGGGAGGGCGTCACCGCAATCAGCTTTGTTCTTCGTGGTAATGTATCCACCATAATCCCTTCTTCATCGACGGGCGCGGGATAAATGTTCATTTCACGATGCATAAATGAAAGTCTTGCTCCAGGAAAGCCTGGATCTTCAACAGCTACTGTATCGCCTTTTTTAAGCAATACCTGTGAAATCAAATCAATGGCTTGCTGCGTACCTCCTGTTAACACGATTTGATCCTCTTCTACATCGATGCCGCGTTCTACAGATAAGTATTGGCGTATTTCTGAACGTACTTCCCATAAACCATGCGGGGAGGAATAGCCCCAATCTTTCATCTCTAATTGCTGTAAAGCTTTCATGAGCGAGCGTTTCCATATGTTTTGGAAATGTTCGTCGATGGCTGGTTCCTGATGACGAAAATCAATATCAAGCTTCTCATGAAATTGATTGGCCGACAGCCAGTGGTCCATTTGTTTCTCCGCCTCTTGAAAGTGTGGTCTTACCGGAAGAGGAAAAGGAGGCTCACCTTGATGGGGAGCGGAGGCCGCATAGTGGTCACTCGAAATGACCCTCGTACCGCCTCTTCTAGATGTGCTGACATATCCTCTTGCAAGCAGTTCATCATAAGCAAGCTGTATTGTGGATCTTGATACATTGAGCTCCTGTGCTAATACGCGTGTCGGTGTTAACTGATCATGAGGATTCAGTTTTTTGGAATGAATTTGTTGAATGATCCCAGTCACGATTTGCTGCCAAAGCGGGGTCGTACTTGAGCGATCTAAATAAATATACATCAGACACCTTCTCTCATTGTCACATATAACATGATAATGACACGGAAATATGGAGTGGTCAATAGCATCATTTTTGGATGTAGGAAGTAAGCCAAAAGGTGTGTACACTGTTCTCATATGCTTATGACTAGAGGAGAGAGTGAAATGATTCCTGCATCTAAAGAAGAAACCGAACACCTATCCATCATTCCATTTATATTCGTTTTATTTGGTCTTTTTATGATTACAACCGCAGTGAATCTGCAGGTGCCCCTTTATACGTTGTATGCCGAACAAGCAGGGTACGGAAAAGCGGCGACAGCCCTTGTATTTGCTGCATATGTCTTCGGACTGATTCCAGTCTTGCTTTTTCTTGGCGGAATATCTGACCGGGCTGGACGCAAACCGGTTTTATTGGTCGCACTTGGTTTTTCGTTGTGTGCTACCTTATTGATGATCGTACATCCTACCATTCAGATGCTCTTTTTGGCGCGGCTGCTGCAAGGGGTGGGGCTTGGCCTGAGTGTTGGCACATGCACCGCTTATTTGATTGCTTTATATCCAGAAAAATCAAGCTGGATTCCAACTTTTATTGCGCTATGCAGTTCGGTTGGCTTTGGGGGCGGTGCTCTTTTTACAGCACTTCTTTCTTTTGAGCATGTGTCGCTTGCGCCGCTTAGCTATTGGATTGTGCTGGGCTTTTTAATCCTAACGATCGTGGGTGTCTTCTTTTTCGTTCCGCCTGTACAAGGAGATACAGGTAAACCGATGATGAATATGCCAACATTTCCAAAAGGAACCATGCCAGCGAATGCAGCGATTGCTGTCGCGTGGTCGGTGTGCGGTCTTGTGATTTCAGTTTTGCCAGCACAGCTTAAATTGAATGGATATGAATTATGGGTAGGGCCGGCACTATTTTTGATTAATATGGCAGGTGTCCTGATGCAGCCTTTTGTTCGCAAAATGAATAGTACAGCCGCCCTCCTTACCGGGTTTATCTGCCTTCCATGCGGATATGGCCTCTTGCTATTTGGAGCAAATAGCGGGTCCATCTTTCTTGTGCTTGCCGGAACGATGATTGCGGGTACTGCCTGCTATGGATTCACTTATTTAGGTGGTCTGCAGCTTATTGTCGAGCGGGGTAAAAAGGAGGCAGCTAGAGCTGTCGCAGGTTTTTATTTGTTTGCCTACTTAGGTCTGGGACTTCCAAGTGTTTTCGTCGGGCTTTTCGCTGATCTGTACGGAACCCAGATGGTGTTAACCGTCTTTTTCTTGGTCGTTTTGGCAGCTTGTCTCATCCTTTTGACGTCAAGTGTCAGACAGAAACAAAAGTGAAGAAGTCTTGCTTTCTCTTTTTTCTTCCATTCGTTTAAAATAAAGGCAGGAGAGGGGAAGATGACATGAAAAAAGTGCAGCTGGATGGCTCATTATGCAGATCGCAAGAAGAGCTTCATGACCAACTAAAAGCAGTTTTACACCTTCCTGACTATTACGGGAAAAATCTTGATGCTCTATGGGACTGTTTGACAGGAGAAGTAAATCTGCCAGTAGAGCTGACATGGGTGAATTTTGACACGAGTAAGGACGCTCTTGGAGAGTATGCTGAAAGCGTAAAGCAATTATTTAAAGAAGCAGAAGAGGAATTAAAGGGACAATTCCAAGTGAGTATTCAATAACGTTGAAAAAGCAGCCGCTGCCGCAGGCTGTTTTTTTTATGAATTTCTGTCTTTCCCATTCTGGTATTGAATATTTCACTAAATGTGATAATATATGAACTGTCGTTTAATTGATAATGATAATCATTTATAGCGGAAAGAGTTTGATAGAAAGTGAGAAACTAGGATGAAGTTGTATCAATTAAGTTTATTATTTGTATGTTTGGCATGTGTATCACTGTTTGTCGGTGTACAGGATGTGTCCATTTTACAGCTGTTTCATTTAACAGGTGAACAAGTGCATACGTTAGTTTCAAGTCGCATCCCGCGTCTCATGAGTATTGTGCTTGCTGGCATGAGCCTTAGTTTATGCGGCTTTATCATGCAAAGCATGACGAGGAATAAATTTGTTTCCCCCACCACTGCAGGGACGATGGATTGGGCGAAGCTTGGTATTTTAGTCGCAATGCTTGTTTTTACGAATGCGAGCCCGCTCATGAAAATGGGAATCGCGTTTCTATTTACTTTAGCTGGGAACCTTCTATTCTTAAAAATTTTGCGTCATATTAAGGTGAACGATACGATCTATGTACCGTTAGTCGGCTTAATGTTTGGCGGGATTGTCAGTTCAATATCTACGTTTATAGCCTATAAATATGATCTGATCCAAAACGTATCCGCATGGCTTCAAGGGGATTTTTCTCTTATTGTTCAGGGACGTTATGAACTGCTCTATCTGAGTGTTCCACTATTGATCATTGCGTATTTATATGCTGACCGCTTTACAGTAGCAGGTATGGGCGAGAGCTTTGCTGTTAACTTAGGTTTAACGTATAAACGTGTGATGGCGGTTGGTTTGGTGATTGTTTCGATGATTACATCTGTCACCATATTAACTGTCGGAATGCTGCCATTCCTAGGCTTAATCATTCCGAATATTGTATCGATCTACCGCGGCGATCACTTGAAAAAGAGCCTTCCGCATACAGCCTTACTAGGAGCCATTTTTGTTCTGATTTGTGATGTGCTCGGAAGGGTGATCATTTATCCATATGAAATTTCAGTTGGGCTTATGGTCGGCATCATCGGGAGTGCGATCTTCCTGTACATGTTATTAAGGAGGAAACGCTATGCATAAGAAACGGACATTATACCTGATTGCAGCCATTGCAGCAGTGCTGATCGTGATTTTCATTACCTATCAAATGGGGTACTGGCCGTACACAGTACCAAGTCGATTAAAGAAAGTGCTGGCGATGACATTGACAGGAGGCGCGATTGCCTTTTCATCTGTTGTCTTCCAAACCTTGACCAACAATCGAATCTTAACGCCGAGCATACTAGGTTTAGATGCACTTTACTTGTTTTTGCAAACAGCGATTATTTATCTATTTGGTTCGACCAATTTCATGATCGTCAATAAAAACCTGAATTTTTTCCTTTGTGTTGGGCTGATGATTCTATTTTCTGTCCTGCTATATACAGTCATGTTCAAACGCAAAAATAAGCACATTTTCTTGCTTCTGCTTGTCGGAATTGTGTTTGGGACATTGTTCAAAAGCCTTTCTTCTTTTATGGAAATGCTAATTGATCCAAATGAATATCAGGTCGTACAAGATAAATCCTTTGCGAGCTTTAATCACATGAACACAGATATCTTACTCATTGCTTCTATTTTATTTGCAGCGCTGTGCCTTTACATTTGGACATTCCGCTCCAAATTAGATGTCATGTCACTTGGGAAAGAGCATGCGGTGAATCTAGGGATTGACTATGACAGCATCACAAAAAAGATGCTGATCGTGATTGCTGTCCTTGTGTCTATCGCAACAGCACTTGTCGGACCGATTACGTTCCTCGGCTTACTCGTCGTAAATGTTGCACGAGAGCTTTTTCGGACATACCGGCATACATACTTGCTACTTGGCTCTTTTTTCATCAGTGTGATTGCCCTTGTAGGCGGAGAGTTTCTTGTAGAAAAGGTATTTACTTTTCAAACGCCGCTTAGTGTATTAATTGATTTAGTCGGCGGACTGTATTTTATTTATTTACTGTTAAAGGAGAGTCGTTCATGGTCTTGATGAAGGGCGTCAGTAAGGCGTATAACGGAAAAACAGTGCTTCACGACACAACAATCAGTGTGAAAAAAGGACAGCTGACCTCTCTCATTGGTCCGAATGGTGCGGGAAAAAGCACACTTTTATCCATCATGAGCCGCCTGATTCAGCCAGACTCAGGTGCAGCATATTTAGAAGATAAGCCATATAGCGCGTACCCACCACAGGAACTAGCGAAAAAGATGAGCATTTTAAAGCAGGCCAATCATATGAGTGTGCGTCTGACCGTTCGGGAGCTTGTCAGCTTTGGCCGTTTTCCTTACTCACAGGGCCATTTGACAAAAGAGGATGAGAAAATGATCGATGTGTCCCTTCAGTACATGAAGCTAACCAATATCCAGCATCAATATGTTGATGAACTGAGCGGCGGACAAAGACAAAGAGCCTTTATTGCAATGGTGCTGGCGCAGGATACAGATTATATTTTCTTAGATGAGCCTTTAAACAATTTGGATATGAACCATTCTGTCGAGATGATGAAGCTCTTTCAGCAGCTCGTCAAAGAGCTTGGGAAAACCATTGTTGTAGTGCTCCATGATATTAACTTTGCCTCTGTGTATTCCGATCATATCGTCGCTTTAAAAGATGGAAAGGTCATCACAGAAGGCGGAGTGGATGAAGTGATTCAAACAGAAGCACTTGAACAAATTTATGACATGCGTATACCGATTGAAATCATTCACGGTGAGCGCATTTGCTTATATTTTTCTTAAAAAAATGAAGAGGTGATGACATATGAAAAAATGGATTTGGATGATGACTGTGTTAACCGCAATCGTCGTACTCGCTGCCTGCGGGAACCAAGGAAAAACAGAAGGAACAAAAGAGGAAACCGTCACGGTAAAAGACATGCTCAATAAAGATGGTGTGAAGATTAAGAAAAACCCGAAAAAAGTAGTCGTGTTTGATATGGGAAGTCTTGATACGCTAGACAAACTAGGTGTGAACGTGACAGCTCTACCGAAACAAGTCGTACCTAAATATTTATCGAAATATGAAGGGGACAAATATAAAAATGTCGGTGGATTAAAAGAGCCGAACTTTGAAAAAATTGCAGAAATCGATCCTGATTTAATCATTATTCAGCATCGTCAAGCAGATGCATTCGATGAATTTTCCGAAATTGCCCCGACGATTTATATGGATGTAGACAATGCCAACTACATGGAATCATTTAAAAAGAATGCTACGACACTAGGCAAAATTTTTGATAAAGAAGACAAAGTCAAAGAAGAGCTTGCAGCCATTGATCAAAAAGTGGATGCTTTAAAGAAACAAGCAAAAGAGATAAAGAAAAATGGGCTGGTGATCATGGCGAACGACAGCAAAATGACAGCCTTTGGTCCTAAGTCTAGATACGGTCTTATCCACGATGTGTTTGGGATCACACCGGCAGATCAAAAGCTTGAGCCATCTGATAAACACGGTCAAAGCATTTCGTATGAATACATGGTCAAAACGAACCCAGATTATCTATTTGTCGTTGATCGAGGCGCAGCGATCGGAGAAGAAACTTCTGCGAAACAGCTTGTTGAAAATGATTATGTGAAATCAGTCAAAGCGGTCAAAAACAACCATGTGGTGTATTTGAACTCTGACATGTGGTATTTATCTGGCGGCGGCCTTGAATCATTGACTGCCATGATTGATGAAGTAAAACAAGGGATTGACCAAAAATAATAGACCAAAAGCTGCTCATCTTGAGCGGCTTTTTTTATTGTGGATTCATAAAAATATGTTGCATGCAGGAAACTTTCATCAAAATATGTTATAGTGGAATCTACATTGATAGACTAAGATAGAGTGAGGGTTCGGAGAGGATGAAGGAAAAAACGAGATCAAAAACAAGATCCAAAAGAAGGCTGAGACCTTGGGTGAAAGCTGTGCTGTTTATCATGGCTTTTGTCATGGTGATGGCAGTATCCGTCACAGGATATGCTTACTATAAAATTTCAAAAGCGTCGGATAAGGCGCAAGTGTCATTAGAAAGAGGAGAGACCTCGCAAAAGCGTGTGAAAGCTTTTGATCCAGGAAAGGACAGCTTCTCGGTGCTCTTGCTCGGAATTGACAGTCGTCCAGGTGAAACGGTAGACGAAGCAAGAAGTGATGCGGTCTTACTGGCGGCGGTGAACCGAACAGAGAAAACGATAAAGCTCCTTAGTATTCCTCGTGATTCTTATGTTGATATACCGGGAAGAGGATATGATAAAATCGCCCACGCCCATGCATTTGGGAGTGCAGATTTGTCAGTCAAAACGGTCGAAAATTTGTTGAATATCCCTGTAGACTATGTGATTTCAGGGAACTTTAAGGCGTTTCAAGACATTGTAGATGAGCTAAACGGAATTGACGTAACGATAAAAGATGAAGGTATCGCAAAACAAATGGAAAAGGATTCAAAAGGGAAGGTTCATGTGCAAACAGGAACTCATACGTTAAATGGTGAAGAAGCATTAGCCTTTGTAAGAACAAGAAAGGCAGACAGTGACCTTATGCGCGGGAAGCGCCAAATGGAAGCACTTCAAGCCATCTTTGAAAAATCTAAATCCATTTCTTCGATCCCATCCTATGACAACATCATTGATACACTTGGTGATAATGTTTCAACCAATTTGTCCATGAAGCAGTTTATCGGTCTTTTCCCGTTATTGAGCTCATTGAAATCAGTGGATACCATTCAGCTAAAGGGCCATGATTATCAGCCTGGGAATGTGTATTACTTTGAGTTAGATGGCGCTGGATTAGAAGAAGTGAGAACAGAGCTGAGAGAACAGCTTGAATTATCATAAAAAAGCATTAGCCTGCCGCTGTGGCAGGCTTTTTGTTTTGAATGGAGAAGCGCGACAATGAAGCCAATTCAATTCGCTTGATGAAGAAAATAACGAGTCAGCAGTTCCTCTACCCGGTGACGTATACGTGGATTAAAGTATTTATGTTTTTCTTCATAGCCATCCATGATAAATAGATACGTTGTAAATCCTTCATCGTGTTCAATTTGCTGCACCTTCATTTTTTCTTTACGTAAATGCTGCTTTAGTTCATAAAGTGCCTTTTGTGCTTCCTTTAAGACAGAGGTCACTAGCTGAATGTATGGTTCATTTAGTTTAAATGTTTGATGTTGTTTTAAGTGAGTCAAATCACGATTGAGGATGGAGACGACCATTGGAAGAAAGATGGCCTGTTCCATCATTTGAAGCTGTATTCTTGATAGTCTCGTCATGTCCAAGCCTGCTTTCTTTCTTGATAGAACACACGTTCTTATCTATTATATCGAATGGATCTAATAATCTCAAGGGGGGGGGATTCATTTGTATATTTTTATGTTTTCCATGTAAAATGAAAAGTAGACAAATGTTGAAGGAGTCAAACAAGTTGACATCATTTCTTTCCCTATTTACTCATGAAAATATCACATCATTTTTTGAGAGCTACAAGGCCTTTGGACCGATTGTGGCCATATTGCTCCCTTTAATAGAAGCATTTCTTCCGTTTTTACCACTTGTTGCGTTTGCTGTAGCGAATGCAAATGCATTCGGCCTTTGGGAAGGCTTTTTATTGACCTGGATTGGCGCAAGTGCAGGGTCTATTCTTGTCTTTTTACTGATCAGAAAATTTGGACAGATGAGAATGCTCAACTTTATCAGCAGGCATCCTTCTATAAAAAAATTGATGCTTTGGGTGGAGAAACGGGGATTCGGTCCATTATTTATTTTACTTTGCTTTCCTTTCACACCCTCTGCTGCCGTCAATGTTGTAGCAGGTTTATCAAGAATTAGCTTTTGGCAATTCTCATTAGCTACTTTATCTGGTAAGTGTGTCATGCTCTTTATCATTAGTTTTATTGGTTATGATCTTTCTGCTTTAGTTAAGAATCCGTTAAGAAGTGTTTTTGCGGTTCTAGTTATTGCGATATTATGGTATGTTGGAAAGAGAGTAGAAAATAGGTTAAACATTCGAATGAGTAAACGTGAGGACAAAGGAGGCTCTTAATGAAAAAGAAGCCATTGCTATGGTTGATGATTATTACAGGCATCGTCTTATTGTTCCAAGTAAAGAATTTCATGTTTGTCACGTACAAAGTAGAAGGGGTCAGTATGGACCCAACTTTTACAGATGGGACAGAATTATTAATCAATAAGTTCTCGCCAAAACTCACGAAAATTAGCCGGTTTGATTATGTGTTATTTCACGGACCTAAAAATCAAATCTTGATCAAGCGGGTCATTGGACTCCCAGGAGAAACGATCAAGTATGAAGATGATCAGTTATTTGTCGATGGTGAAAAAAAGAAAGAACCTTATTTAAAAGAGCAGAAACAACATAAAATGGGGAACGTCCTAACAGGGGATTTTCAGCTGAAAGCCATCACAGGAGACGATAAAATCAAAAACAATCATTACTTTGTGGTCGGAGATAACCGAATACATAGTTTCGACAGCCGGCATTTTGGCACCATCTCAAAGGATCAAGTTGTCGGTGTCAAAAGAAATACCAGCGAATAAAAAAAGGCGCTCTGCCCATGCAAAGCGTCTCTTTTTTATTTTGCGGCTTTATAATCAGGATGCCTTTTTGCCCATACATGATGTAAGAACCGGAAAAACGGTGGCAGCATGGCAATGACGAGAATAATTCTGACGACTTGTACAGCTACAACAAAGGTAGAATCCTCGTGCAGTGTGACCGCTGTTGTTGCCATCTCTGCAATACCGCCAGGCGAAAAAGCAAGGATGGCTGTAATGACAGAAATACCAGTGATCTCAGCAATCGCAATTGAGCTGAGGACAGTGGCAGCAATTAGCCCAGCTGAACTGACGACAGCCACAATGAGAGTGTTTTTTAGTCCGACAAACATCTCTTTATTCATTTTTGAACCGATGGTTGCACCTAGAAATACTTGAGACGCAATGTTCGCTTGTGCTGGCCAATAAGGAATCAAATCATAACCCATGAGTGCCCCCGCACTAACTTGAAGAGCTGCGACGCCTAGCATGCTGCCAATCAGCCAAGGAGCAGGGAAATGAAGACGAACTGCTAGGCGTGACATAAGCCAGGCACCTAAAATAAGCGCAGCGGTCCAAGAGATGTTTGAAAGGGTGAAAACGCCCGAAGAAAAAGCGCTCCCTTGTGTAACGACAGCCGCATCTGCTTGGTTTTTTGTATTTAAATAAAACACTGTAAATGGGATAGTGAGTACAACCATTAATACACGTATCGTTTGCACGAGACTCACAACAGCTGTATTGGCTCCCACCTCTTGGGCAATCCCCGGCATAGCGGATAAACCGCCGGGGGCAGTTCCGACAAAGCTTGTCAGCATATCTGTTTTGCTCAGCTTCCATAAGACAAAGCCTGAGAGCATCGCCAGTAGAATAGAAAAGACGAGCATGAAACTCACAGGGAGCCAATTTTCAGCGAAGATGTGAAGGACCTTCATATTCATTTTCTGTCCGAGTTCGATTCCGAGAATGAATTGCCCAAGGAGCAGCCATCTGCTGTGAATACGTAAGGTGCTGGTTCCTTTACGCTGAAACAGGGTGGGGCGGCGCATCGCAATAAAAGCTGCTGTCATTAATGTACCTACCATCCAGCCAATAGACATACCTGTTAAAGACAAAAGAAATCCACCTAAACCGCTTATCGCAATGAGAATGAGATCGGTTCGAAGGCTGTTTCCTTGTTTCATCACATGTAAACCTTCTTCCTATATGTTTGTTCAGTAAGTGAAATGTTGTTAACTTCACTATAATACAAAAGTCTCTATAAATAAAATACGAATTTTTTCACCATTTTCATAAGATTATCTTATCACTAAATGATTGGTACATTTTTATAAAGAAAGATACCATTTTTACCAAAAACAAAATCAATATACAACGATTTTCCCCTATTTTTGTTATCAGTTGACTATCATTTTCAATTACACTACAATGCTTAGTGTGAGGTGATAACATGAAAATTCCTTCTTTTAAATATAATGAAAAGGGATTGAATCGTTTTTTTGGTCCTTTAGAGGGAAGAATTATGGAGATCCTTTATGAAGGTGAGGATATGCCGATTAAAGAGGTGCAGCAAAAGCTGTCAGATGAAAAGCCGATTAATTTCAACACGGTCATGACTGTGCTGAACCGCTTAACCGAAAAAGGAATTGTGGAGAAAAAAATAAAAGGGCGCTCATCTATTTATAATCCTGTTTTAACAAAAGAAGAATTTCTCAATGAGCAAACAAAATGGATTACACAAGGACTGATGGACGATTTCGGTCCACTGGCAGTGAACCATATGGTGGATGCGATTGAAAGTGCTGATCCTGAATTACTCAAAGTGCTAGAAGCACGGCTAGCATCTAAAAAAGAGGAGCAGCAAAATGAATAAAATGAAGTCGAGTATGCTGTTTTCAGGCGGTATATTGATTGGTTTAGCCATTTTTTATCAG harbors:
- a CDS encoding D-TA family PLP-dependent enzyme, whose product is MTYDELDTPALLIDKQVMMENLIAMQQYADRQQVKLRPHTKTHKTPGLAKMQEEMGASGLTVAKVGEAEVMAAHGLTDIFIANQIVGETKLKRIRKLAESIHISFGIDCVEHVHQIEDVFRGAEKKAEVLIEIEVGEERSGVIEESDFRQILQAIKTCDFVHLKGIFSHDGHTYKAESKAHCQTLYEDAVNRTLQFAQIATEAGMMLDVVSIGSTPPFLFQFDIPKGVTEIRPGTYIFMDASQSNVIGTFSHCAATVLTTVISKPTKTRVITDVGAKGLTAQTRTKGLTQTKGLGKVKDYEDVFVSSVFDEHAIIYHEGFRQAVQIGEKVQIIPNHICPAVNLHEKAYLIQDDEVVEELDIACKGKLQ
- a CDS encoding PLP-dependent aminotransferase family protein, whose amino-acid sequence is MYIYLDRSSTTPLWQQIVTGIIQQIHSKKLNPHDQLTPTRVLAQELNVSRSTIQLAYDELLARGYVSTSRRGGTRVISSDHYAASAPHQGEPPFPLPVRPHFQEAEKQMDHWLSANQFHEKLDIDFRHQEPAIDEHFQNIWKRSLMKALQQLEMKDWGYSSPHGLWEVRSEIRQYLSVERGIDVEEDQIVLTGGTQQAIDLISQVLLKKGDTVAVEDPGFPGARLSFMHREMNIYPAPVDEEGIMVDTLPRRTKLIAVTPSHQRPTGVCMSVSRRQQLLKFAVSHQSYILEDDFDGDYRYHGGPLPSLFSEATGHVIYILSFSKVLAPGIRLAAIIGSKAVIKEIASLQSLIQRQLPIMEQITLASFFREGEFTRYVRRMRQLYKKRQATMMDALLTHQFDKHFHIYGTDTGLHVFLEGAPDFDEKGSIEAAKAAGIGIYPLSPYCFESNRKGLLLGFACTDEDMIQEGVRRLKQILYM
- a CDS encoding MFS transporter; this translates as MIPASKEETEHLSIIPFIFVLFGLFMITTAVNLQVPLYTLYAEQAGYGKAATALVFAAYVFGLIPVLLFLGGISDRAGRKPVLLVALGFSLCATLLMIVHPTIQMLFLARLLQGVGLGLSVGTCTAYLIALYPEKSSWIPTFIALCSSVGFGGGALFTALLSFEHVSLAPLSYWIVLGFLILTIVGVFFFVPPVQGDTGKPMMNMPTFPKGTMPANAAIAVAWSVCGLVISVLPAQLKLNGYELWVGPALFLINMAGVLMQPFVRKMNSTAALLTGFICLPCGYGLLLFGANSGSIFLVLAGTMIAGTACYGFTYLGGLQLIVERGKKEAARAVAGFYLFAYLGLGLPSVFVGLFADLYGTQMVLTVFFLVVLAACLILLTSSVRQKQK
- a CDS encoding barstar family protein, with the protein product MKKVQLDGSLCRSQEELHDQLKAVLHLPDYYGKNLDALWDCLTGEVNLPVELTWVNFDTSKDALGEYAESVKQLFKEAEEELKGQFQVSIQ
- a CDS encoding ABC transporter permease, with the translated sequence MKLYQLSLLFVCLACVSLFVGVQDVSILQLFHLTGEQVHTLVSSRIPRLMSIVLAGMSLSLCGFIMQSMTRNKFVSPTTAGTMDWAKLGILVAMLVFTNASPLMKMGIAFLFTLAGNLLFLKILRHIKVNDTIYVPLVGLMFGGIVSSISTFIAYKYDLIQNVSAWLQGDFSLIVQGRYELLYLSVPLLIIAYLYADRFTVAGMGESFAVNLGLTYKRVMAVGLVIVSMITSVTILTVGMLPFLGLIIPNIVSIYRGDHLKKSLPHTALLGAIFVLICDVLGRVIIYPYEISVGLMVGIIGSAIFLYMLLRRKRYA
- a CDS encoding iron chelate uptake ABC transporter family permease subunit; the encoded protein is MHKKRTLYLIAAIAAVLIVIFITYQMGYWPYTVPSRLKKVLAMTLTGGAIAFSSVVFQTLTNNRILTPSILGLDALYLFLQTAIIYLFGSTNFMIVNKNLNFFLCVGLMILFSVLLYTVMFKRKNKHIFLLLLVGIVFGTLFKSLSSFMEMLIDPNEYQVVQDKSFASFNHMNTDILLIASILFAALCLYIWTFRSKLDVMSLGKEHAVNLGIDYDSITKKMLIVIAVLVSIATALVGPITFLGLLVVNVARELFRTYRHTYLLLGSFFISVIALVGGEFLVEKVFTFQTPLSVLIDLVGGLYFIYLLLKESRSWS
- a CDS encoding ABC transporter ATP-binding protein → MVLMKGVSKAYNGKTVLHDTTISVKKGQLTSLIGPNGAGKSTLLSIMSRLIQPDSGAAYLEDKPYSAYPPQELAKKMSILKQANHMSVRLTVRELVSFGRFPYSQGHLTKEDEKMIDVSLQYMKLTNIQHQYVDELSGGQRQRAFIAMVLAQDTDYIFLDEPLNNLDMNHSVEMMKLFQQLVKELGKTIVVVLHDINFASVYSDHIVALKDGKVITEGGVDEVIQTEALEQIYDMRIPIEIIHGERICLYFS